Within Homo sapiens chromosome 2, GRCh38.p14 Primary Assembly, the genomic segment TAAATGTACTGCTTTAAAAGACtaaattctgggccaggcgcagtggctcatgcctgcaatcccagccctttggaaggctgaggcaggcgggtcacctgaggtcaggagtttgagtccatcctgatcaacatggtgaaacccggtctctactaatataaaaattagccagacgtggtggcaggtgcctgtaatcccagctactcgggaggctgaggcaggagaatcgcttgaacctgggaggcggaggctgcagtgagccaggatggcaccactgcactccagcctgggcgacagagcaagactctgtctccaaaaaaaaaaaaaaccagacttaAATTCTGCAGTTCCCTAAAGACCAAAAATTCTGTGACATTAAATATGTCACTTCTCAGGGTGCAGGCCACATAACTGACTGGCTGTCCCCTTCAACGCTGACCTTTTCTGACATGTAAGGATATTtaaggaaggcttccctgagcACTGGCTCCAGGATCTCAGTGTGGGAACCACGGGGCCTGCAGTCAAATCAGGTGCTCGACAGATGTCCCCGACTCTTTATGCGTGCACTGCCCAGTCGGCCCTGCATGCAGGACCTCTGCTCCTCCTAGAAGCTCAGAGTTTAGTATTTTAGAGTTGAAAGAAGCAGGCGAGAAATCCCACAGGACCAAGGTCTGTCGGGAGACACTGAGTGGTTCCATGAAAATACTGGACCTCATTAGCCCATCCATTTCCCAATATGCACATGTATCTTGGGAACTCTCGGGGGACAGTTTCAGGCCAGCTGCCCCAATGCCCCATCTCCTTCCCCTCAACAAGCCCTCGATAGCAACTCTACCAAACATGTATGAGATGGGGAAGGTCCTACAACCTCATGGGAATAGCAAGGAGGGAGATTATTTGACCGAGGCCAGGTGAAATGATGTCTCCTAGTTATACCAAGTATACCAAGCAGCCCACCATGGAGGTTTAACACCCATGACTCAGAACACTCTGGAAAACGCTTCCCTCCACAATGGACAGGGACTGAGCGGCTCTCAGCATGCTTTTGAATTGCCAACTCTGGACAATTTATTTCGCCTAAAAAGCCTTTTTATAATGCCAGTTTTATAACTGATGAAATGAATTTTCTTCATTCCTAGATATTAAAATCTTTATCTGTGTAACCTAACTGAAGAAAATCTCTCCAAAAAAGGACCTGAAGCCAACAAAGTGTGTGATTAGTAAAATTAAGTTAAGCAGAACCCTGAACTTGCATGCAGCCGCTGCAAGATTCCCTCTCCTGGAACAGGCTGTGGCCACAactccccttcccagccccaAAGCCATGCCCCATGGCTTTGCCTCAGGAGAATCTAAGAACCAGAGGGCTCGGGACACATCACCAATGTCAGAAAACCAACTACCTAACTCAGCAGCACAGGACTCTTCTTTGGTATAAAGAGAGTACTTTTAAAGGTCCTGCTTTAAGACCACTAGTTGTTGGTTTCAGACGAGTATTTTCTATACCCtgactcctcttcctcctcaaggaaaaggaaataaggaacATGGCAGAGCAGCTAGTCATTCAGCAGAGGCCGGCCAGAGAGGGCCCGGCTCAGGGGCTTCCCCACTATGGGTCAtcccacctgcagtcccagcccaCAGCCCCCCAGGCCCAGGAGCTTTCACCAACCTGTTCATACCGGGAAGGTTACCCCAGAAGTAGCGGGCCCTGTGTGCAGCTGACACTTCTTTGGCATCAATCATCACAGGGTTGGACTACAAAACAGGAGACGGTTTGAAGATGAGCCAAGGAGGAGCATGAAACAGCGCCGGCATGCTGCTGGGGTCGAGCCTTAAAGCCTCAAAGCCTCTTACTTCTCTCTCAGGAGCCACACACTGGGCTAGCCTGCAGCCTCCaggagaagctggaattacaCCTAGCCACATTCCACAAGCTGTCACTGGAACGTTCTAGATCAGCATTGTCCAAATGAACTTCTGCGATGGTGGGTTGTCCTCTACACTGTTCAATTCAGTGGCCACTAGCCCACTAGTACAGGTGGCTATTTTGTACCTAAAATGAGGCCAATGTGATTGAGGAGCTGAATGGTTAATGTTAATGTAAACAGCcgcatgtggctggtggctaccatattgcACAGTGCTGCTCTAGACTACCCAGAGGCTGGGAGAGCCCAGGCTCCAGCGAGTATGGGTGTGTTTACCATGAGCCCTGATTAGAACTCAAACAGACGCCTGCTCACACTTACAGTCAGAACACCAGCTCACAGTGTGACCCACCCCAAGACTCAGGAGCACAGGTGGGCTCAAGCTCCCAGAAGGGCCACTCCAAGCACGCCTCTGGCAGCAGAAGCCCTCTGCACGCGGCTCAGACTTGGCTCAGGGTTAAACGGGGACTCACATGATAAGGAATGAAAACTGAGCTAAGTCTTGTTTTCTTCTCAGGTGCCTGTCATGGTACCAGGGAGTGAGGATAGGCCCTTCTTGCTCAGGGAAAACTGATTTTGTCCTCTCAAAGATCCTGGTGTGTAACAAACACCATACAGAATACCCAACCCCAGGAGTCTGGCACCCCACCTGATTGAGTGACAGGTCCTTCAACCCCGGAGGTCCACACCCACAATGCCACCTCTTAGAGTGAGACCACTGGTTCTTTCCGAGGTAGGCCTCTAACCCTGCTTCCTCCCTTTCTATCCAGGAAGCCTGGGGCTTCCCAAACAGGCCCCTTGCAAAGCAGAAGTCACCAGTCCCCAGCTCCACAATGCAGATGAGACAGGATGAAGCAGCAGTCCAAGGTAGAAGCCATTAGTGAGCTGGCCAAACCAAGGTTGCTGGCTATACCTCGAGAAATCGCGAGATGTCCCTCTTGTCACTAACGCCCATGGCCACCACATTCTCAAAGAGCCAGAAGAAGGGGCGATCATCTCCCTCCTTGGGCCGCGCATCATGCAGGAGGCGGTAGAACTCAAAGAAGAGCCGGCCAGTGCCCTCTGAGAGGTCGGAAGAGAAAGCCATCAGCTGGGGCTGTCTGCATAGGACAGTGGTGTGGCTCGGGCACGGGGAGGGCACGGGAAGACAGGGTCATCGGGAATAGCTGTCCCAGGGCAGAAATATCCAAGGAGGAAGCCTATGTGCGGAAGCACCAGCTGAGAAGGTGGAGGGGACAGGATGGTACCTACCGTAGAGGCCCTTGCGAGCAGGGTTGACGATGGAGAGGTCATTGCAGGGACTGCCCCCAATCACCAGATCGAATGGGCCCCACTCCTGGATCTGGGAGGATAAAGGCAACGTGATGGGCCTGCTGTCCAGGGACAGAGgcagacaggaagaaagagaaattatctGTGAACTTGGCAAAGAAGTCCTTTGACACGAAAGAGAGGAGACCCAGCTGCTCTGCAGGCTCACGACCCTAGCTGCAACCATGGACAAGTCCTAAACAAGAACGGGACCAAGTTGGATCATTTCTTAGGCCAATGGGGAAACTAGTATCACCCAGGCAGGCAACACAGCCACCCACTGGGAAGGTGACCCAAGTGGACGGCTGAGTCTGAAGGTACCTGGCATGCTGAGTGTCTTAGGCAGGGTGTCTGGGCCATGTGAATGTCCTCCAGTTGCCCTTCAGGACTCCAGAGGGCCTGTAGTCATGCTTAAGGGAAgaccctgcctgagcctcccagatATGGAAGCTGATAAAGCTATTTGCCAAAAGTATTGGGAGGACAGGAACCTCTCTCTAATCCAAAGAGCTCTACTAGAAACTGTCCAGAAACCAGCCCAGGGAGTAGCCAGAGCTCAAGTAggcactatgttgcccaagctagtcttaaacccctggcctcaagggattctcctaccttggcctcccaaagtgctggcattataggcatgagccaccatgcctagcccaaaTTCCCATTTCAATTTGCCCTTTACCCTCTCAAGACAGAGGACAAATGGAAGATAAGGAGAAAAAGAGGCTGGGGCAAAGGGTGAAGAGAAAGAGggcaaatgaacaaaatgaaaggaGGCAAGGGCTGCCTCCAGGTGCTGAGTGTGCAGGGAGGGGAAGACGGGCTGCGCCCCACAGCATGGACATACATGCTTCTGTGTGACGCTGCGGACGTCCCCGACGTACATGATCTTCCCCTGGTGCCGCACCATGCCCACCGTGATGGAGTCCTCACACACCTCCGAGGCAATGTAGCGGTCCACCTGAATGCCCAAGTCCTTCAGCACCAGGAGCCCTGCACCAGCCAGCAGACAGCACCGTTACTTGGAGCCATCTCCCTGGCACCCTGGTCTCGGCAGGTGAGCCTGCTGGCCAACAGGACCCATGGGGTCAGCTGTAGGCCCAAGTCCTATCTTTTCCCTGAAGATGCCTTAAATCCTTTCTGGATCCAACTGGAGTATCCATAGTAAGGACATCGAGGCTCTGTCTCATGCCTCGTTTGGCCTATCTGGAAGGCAGTCAAAGCTGCAGAAAACTGACCGGAGAGTACATGGTTCCAGGATCCAGGAAGAATCACAGCTGACTTTTTGGGGgccttttctttgttgttgtccGTCTACAACTTGGTCCTTCCATACCCTCTTATCACCTCCTGCTACAATTCTACCCCACCCTTTGACTCAACCTGAATGTTCCCTGCTCCACAAAGGTTTCATaaatgccctgccccacccagtAGCCCCTGGAATCACCGCCCCCTCCGCTATGAGTCCCCAGCTCTGTGCATCCCTTGCCTCCCCATCAGAGCAGTTTCCATTCCTCACTCAGCCCTCTCGTGGATTGCAAAGGCTCTTCCAGACAGAGGAGGCCTCCTTCATTGTGCTTCCCCCGAGCTAACCACACAGATTTCCTTACCACGATCCCTCCCCCTCCAGAAATGCTAGCCGAACTGAGGCAAGGAAACAATCAGAGCAGATCCCGAGAGGGTCTCGGGAGAAACAGGGTACGGCACTGTTTCTGCTGCTCCCAACATGTCCCCCAGCCAAGGAGCTTTTACAGCCTCCTGGGGTGTGACATGATTTAAGAAGGCCTCAAGGTTCCAGTCTGGGATACAAAAAGCTGTAAATGAACTTCTCTAGGTTTACAGAAGAGCAGCATGGAGCTGAGAACAGAAGACAAACATCTGGCCGGGGAAGCCATCCCCTCCGCCTCACCCTCTAACCAGGGTCCCTGGGTTGAGACTGCCTATCTCCCTCTGGCCAAAGACATGAATTCTAAGAAGAGCTATTCCTTTCTTAAAAGCCGGGAAGCCCTTGGCTGggggggcagggcagaggggtgGATGTGTCTTCACAATCTCCTAGGACGCTTTCTGCAGTGTCCAGAGTCACATGAAGCAAACAATGCCTGCAGGGTGACCCAGCATCTCCTAAAGGTTTTCCTAAGGAGGGAATGGTTCAAGTATATATTCTATCAGGATGCTTGTCACAGCActacttataataataataaaaaaaatagtaaatgacCTAATAGGGGTTCGTTAAATAAATTACGGCACTTTGACTCAATGGAACCTTACGCAACACTTACAAATAAAGAATGTAGCTTTGgccgggtctggtggctcatgcctgtaatcccagcactttgggaggccgaggtgggcggatcacaaggtcaagagatcgagaccagcctggccaacacggtgaaacaccgtctctactaaaaacacaaaaattagctgggcgtggtggtgggtgcctgcagtcccagctactcgggaggctgaggcaggagaactgcttgaacccaggaggcagaggttgcagtgggccaagatggcaccactgcactccagcctgggcaacagactccgtctcaaaaaaaaaaaaaaaaatgtagctttaTATCGCTTGACATGAAAAAGCAATCATAATATAATAAATGCAAGGCAAGTTACAAAACCGTGTGCATTCACTACCCACTTAATTTATCTATCTATGGATGTATGGTTATATAAACACAAACgcacagaaaaaaatctgaaaaggacatatgccaaaatattaataaaaggatAATGGGTGATTTAAATAAGTCTTCTTTAGACTATCTTGTGTATAATCAAAACACAACAGAACTGTGTATGTTTCTGTCTTGCTGAATCTGTCCTTTGAGGCTCTGTGAAATCTCTGTGAATCTGACTAATGATCACTCGGCCTCTGTGGCTGAATCTTCCTTACTAAGGAAGCGCCCAGCAGGCAGGCTGCTTTACcacctgttttacttttttatttttggtcaaaTCTAAGTCCACGGACTGCATACGTTTCCACTTCACACACAAGCTTCCCCTTTGGGATAATATTTTAACAGCTGTGAAGCTAACCATCATTTCGTTTTGCCAGAGTTGCCCACACACCTGGCTCCCCCATCCTGGGACAAGGCGGCCAGCACCTCTTGGGCCTGCACCCCTCACCTGTAGCGATTCCATCAAAGAGAGACAGCACCCGGATGGGCTTCCTCTTCTCAGCTGGGACAGGTGGGTAAACCTTTGGAGGGTCCTAAGCAGTGAGCACAACAGGTCAGATGCAGGCCCAGCGGTGTCCCAAGCTCCCACCCAGCGCTGGCCCTCCAGCCAGGCTCCTAGACCCACACACCCTGCGCACAGCTCAGGCCCCACAACCAAGGCTCAGCCAAGGGAGCTCGAGACCGCGCCCCAGGCCCAGCACTCACAAATTCCTGGTCGTGGTTATTAGCGAAGAACATCTGGAGCCGGGAGGGCCAGTCCTCTCGCCGCCGCAGCAGCCCGTAGGTACCCTTGTGCCCGCACATGTAGCAGTTCCAGGGGTCTTCCTTAATGGCTGCCTGGGCAGCCCCCGGCCCCACCAAGAGGTCCACACACTCCACGCAAAAGCACCTGGAAGGAGACCCAGTGAGCAGAGGAGACTCTCAGCCCTGGTccggggaggccaaggtgtgctaCCTGGAATGGAAAGACCGGGTCTGGAGCATGGCTAGGGGGTGGAGGGTctgtggggaagggagaggaggggaggcgGTGGGCGGCGGGAGCCTGGGGCCCAGCTAAGGAGACCACTGGAGGCCACAACAGCCTCACCTGCAGCAGTTGTTGTTTCCGCACATGAGCACCTCACGGCCCCCACAGCAGATGGTGCAGTAGGACTGGTAGCCGTCGTCGTCGTACTGGTACGCACACTCCAGAAAGCAGTTCTAGACAGCAGCGGGAAGGGTCAGAAACCACCAGGACGGGTCCCAGGACGGCCAGGACGAAGGGAGGCTCCACACCTGGCCTCACAGAGCCTAAGCCCTGAAGACATGACCCCGCCACCACCTTAGCCAGGGTCAGGCCCCAGCTGCAGATCTGGGAAGGGGAAACCTCATCTGCCTGTGCACCGCCATGGACAGAACCAAAGAGCAGCCTGAGAACAAGGCCAGGGAGGGGGCTGCACCACCACCTTGGGCCTTCCTGCAGCCCTGGGTTTTTCTCCTGGGCTCCCCAGGGCACGGCAACCCTGCTACACTCTGCCTGAGCTTGTCCCCGCTGCTCTGCTCCCATCCCCACATCTGGGGACTAAAATGGGGCTTGAGAGAGGTAAAGAATctttcagaggagaaaaatgagagcAAGTCAAAAGCTTGAAACCCAAGGGCCCGTGTCATCAGGACTCTGCTTCCAGAGGAAGCTCTGAAGTCTACATCACACGCACACCGGGTGTCACCCTGTACATGCCCAGAAGCGGTGGACACAGTCAGCCAGAAGGCCGAAGGGCCGGCCTCAACGGCACCTCTCCTGGGTGGGTGTGCTCCTACCTTGCAGTTTTGGCACATTCCTCCAACGAAGAGGGGGTGTTCCAGGGTAACATTGAGGCTCCCACAGGAGATGCAGATGTCTGGAAAGCAGAGGGAGGGGATGGGGTGAGTACCACCGAAGGGCCTCTCCCTCCCCGGGCCGGAGCCCAGCACCAGACCAGCCACAAAAAAGGGGTGTGCCAGAGCGGCAGCCAGAAAAGAGTCCAGGGTGCCCCACGGAAAAGGGAGGCACTGTGACCCCAGTCTCGAACGCCATCATCTCAGAGCACCAATGCCACCATCCACAAACAGGGATGGAGTGACAGCAGGACAGAAACCTGCTCATGAGAAGCAGCCCTGGTTCCAGGTTACTCAGGAGGGATTCCCGGGGTAATCCTCAAGTCCTGACCCCTGCCCCAATCCTCCCAGGCCGAGGGTCCTGAGCCAGATCCACCAGCACCAGGCTGAGGGCGACAGCCCCAGGATGAGAGAGGTGAGCAAAGGTGAAAGGCTGAAAGGGGACCTGTAGGTGAGTTCAGTCACACCCAAGAGGGGCTGCCCTTCTGTGGCCACTGGGGAGTCCCACACCCTGAAGACCAGCCCACGCCATTGACAGGAGAGCAGAATCATGGCACCAGAAAGACAGACAGTGCACGAAGCACGGTGAAGGTGGTGTGACACGCAGGACGTGGCCCCTGGTCCCATGTCATTCAAACCTTCCTAAGTGCCTCTGCTACTCTGCCCCATGCCACACTAGGAGTGCCAGAGTTCCCAGGCAACAAACTTACCCTCAATGTTCCGGCACTTCTGCCGCACCTCGTACACCAGCCGCTCTGCAAGGGGAGGAGAGCTGGCGTCAGAGGAGGCCGCGCCTGCTCCTCGGATGCAGGCCTCCTGGTGCCACCCTCTCCAGAAGCAGGCCAACTACCTCTTGTGCGCTCATCAATAATCTCCTTGACCTTGGGCTTCTCCGCTGTGCTCTTCCGGGGCTTTTTGGCTGGTGGAGGTGGTGCGTAGGCAGCTGCCTCAGGTTCCACCCACATGTCCGTGTACACTTCTTTGTAGGGATTCTTCTCTTCTGGAGGAGGAAAGCAGGTGCCAAGGTCAGTTACAGGCTGACAGGAAACTccagccccttcccccaccctccttACAGTGGGGTGCGGCCTGGTCTCCAACTTGTTCCCACCTCCCAACTCTACGGTTCTAGCCAACCAACAGAGAGCAGGTCATTCAAGTCCTGACCCCAGGGCAAGAGAGACCCCGGCTGTTCCCACTGGGCCCCTCTGTGGAGGCCTTGGCAGCCCTCCCTAAGCATGGCTTTCCCAGCCCTGGTGTGGATCTGCCTGGCGGGCAGGGGTCCCAGAAAGCTGGGTGCCCTCATTTaccttctggtggctccaggcccTTAGGGCCAGAAGGCTGGAAGCCCCCCAGGGCCCATTCAATCATGGGCTTGTTCTGCACCTCCACGGCCTTGGCAGTGTCACTCTCATCGCTGTCGTGGCACACCGGGAACAGCTTCCCCGCGCGGCTGCTGGCCACCTGGAGGGTGACACGCCAGGGTTGGGGTTGTCAGGACAGGCTGGAAGGCAGATGGGTCAGGCTCAAGGCCAGACTCTGAGTAGTGAGGGTGGCACAGGCAAGATGGGGAGGAACCGCTGAGGAGGAGCGGGATGTGCATACGGGCGAGCGAGGTGGAGAGAAAGGAGTCGCTGCCTCCTGGGCCTCCGTTCTGCTCAAGCCCGACCTGCACTCCAACTTCCAGGCCTCCTAGTGCTCTAGGCTCCTCCTCCGAGCTCCCAGCAGGGACACTCACCTGCAGGACCTCGTAGATGGCTTTGCGGTACATGGGCTGCTTGTTGTACGTGGCCTGGTGGAACGCACTGCAAAACGAGCTCAGCGGCATCAGCTTCTCAACACACACCTGGGGGGACAAGCCAGGCCTTGTTTGCCGAGGCTTACACTTGCAAGCACCCACCCCATGCCTTGCAACTGGCAGGGGCTGGGAGCCTCGAGAGTCAGTCTCAGCCCTGGAGGGGACCAGATACAGTGATAAATAATTACCCGATGCAAAGAGGAGTCCAGACCAAGAGTAGGGAAGTACCTGAGTGCAGGTGGAAAGGAATTCTAGTGAATAGGTTCCTGGAAGGCTAAAACTGGGCCAGCATCCTAGCTCTCTGAGCCACAGGTGCAACCTAATTATCCCTACAGCTTCTTCCACCCACCACAGGCAGAGTAGGGGTGAGCAGAACCCACTTCCATCACCCCAATTCCAGACTGCCCCCAGCCAAAACCACAGGCCCTGGGATCAAGaaccttcccccaccccaggctACTGCCAAACCCCACAACTTACCACTGAGAATTTGCCGTCTCCGAACCACATGACCCAGCGGGTGCCTTCAGCTGCTCGGCTCCGGCCCGTCATCCACCAAGACACAATGCGGCCTGGCCACCAGGAGAAGCCCCGCAGTTTCCCCCACACCAGCTCCCCAATGCCAAAGCCCCGGCCGTCCTGGAGCCCCAAGGAGCAGAAATCATTACACAGTGGTCACGAGGCCCTGCCACCCTGATCCCCCCATGGCAACCCCAGCCCTGGGCATCTGGGGGGCAGGACAGCCAGGAGGGAGCTCCATCTGAATGAGGCAAGACAGAGCAAAATCGGGGAGACGAAGAGGCCCGGGGTCAGGTGGAGAGAGCGAGCGGCCCgtgggagatggagagaggagagCAGGACGGGAGGAGCTGGCAGTGGAAGGCCCCCGGAAAGAGCTGGCCACGGCTGGTGAAGAAGCCGCTCACCTCGTACTCTGGCTCGTCATCGCCTGCTTTGGTGGCATTCTTGTCCCCAGCATCGGACCCCACGGGCTCAGGCGTGGTAGCCACAGTGGGGGATGCGGGGTCAGTGGGCTGCTGCACAGCAGGAGGGCTGGCCTCCTCCACCTTCTGAGACTCCCCGGGCCCCTGGTTTTCTTCCACAGCATTCATTCCTGCAATGACCTTGGCTTTCTTCTCAGCCTggggaaacaaaaaacaaaaagtcacctTGACCTCTCCAGGAATTAGCAAGGCCACCTGACACTCAAGGGGACCATGTTTGTCAAAACCCGGAACAGTGACAGAAGGTCAAGGGCTGGAGAGAGCCAACCAGCTGCCTTGCCGTGAAAAATGGAAAGACTTGAAGTAGAGAGGTGAACTCAAGTCACACAATTCCAgccttcttttctgccttttaggAAACCTTCCTCCCAGATCTAATCTTCCTCAATCTCATCAGCATATCGGTTGCCTACCCTATGATAcggaaatgttatttatttatttttttttttggagacagagtcactctttcacccaggctggagtgcagtggcgcaatctcggctcactgcaacctccacctcccaggttcaagcgattcgcctgtctcagcctcccgagtagctgggattacaggcatgtaccaccacacctggctaatttttgtatttttagtagagatggggtttcgccatattgaccaggctggtctctaactcctgacctcaggtgatttgcccgcctcagcctcccaaagtgctgggattacaggcatgagccactgtgtctagcctacgttaatgttttttttttaattttattattattatactttaagttttagggtacatgtgcacaacgtgcaggtttgttacatatgtattcatgtgccatgttggtgtgctgcacccattaacttgtcatttagcattataccgtatatctcctaatgctatccctccccctaccTATGGAGATGTTAATTCTATCCAAATATTAATCAGGCACTATTGTTTAGACACAGATATTGGTTCCACCCTCTCCTATCTTCTTAATCAAGACTAGGATCTTCAgccaggcatgtgcctgtaatcccagttactgagcagggaggatcacttgagcccaggagttcaagaccagcctgggcaacatagcaagaccctgtcaccaaaaatttaaaaagcaaggggGACCCTCTCTTCTTCTCCACAATTCCCCTGGGCAATCAATCCTTCCTATTCCTGGTTTCCAGGCCACAATTCTAGTTTTGTGATGTCTGCTGACGAAGAAATCACTGCTCTGGGTTTAAAGAGCCCATCTCCCCCCAGCACATGCTCAAACACCATAGGAAGCTCCCCAAGAGCCTGTCTGTTCCCATGCTCAGACGCCATGCTGGAGTTCTTATGGATCACACCCAGTGTGTATTGTTACCAGATTCGACCCCTTCTATGTGCACCCTTCAGATCCATAAATACATGTATTCATTCAGTTATTTACTGAGCAGGCACTATAGACCAGGCGTGCTCTCTGCCATCCCACCAACAAATTAATAAGCCAAACCCCAGTTATTCTCCCATTGCACAGCCTCCATCCTTTCACCGTATCACACTCGTCTTTCAGGCTACGATCCACGCGCCCATTCCTTCTCACAACCCGCTCCAGGATCCCTACAAAGGAGAATGAAATCCTTGATACTTAGCTCTGAGAACCATTAGCCTTTTACTGAATCTAGGAAACACGGCCCTCTGACTTCAAGGCTTTGCACCCATTTCCACCATACCAGATTTAGAGGggagaaaaccccattttctacATGCCTTTCAAAAGAGCTCCCCCATGGGCCTAGAGCTGCGAATGCAAACCCATCCTCAAGGGTAAAGAGGATGAGCAAGCAACCTGGAGTATGAAGAAGAGCTCTAATCTGAAGTTGCAGCCTCTACATTCCTGTCGGAGCCTCACAACCAGCAGCTGACTTTGGAGCAGTCCTTTCTAGGAGTTGCTCCAACATAAAAAGGCACCTGAACGGAAGGATTTCTGGAAAGCTTTTCTGACCTGTTTAAAAATCTGGTGTATATATGGACCAATGATTCCCAGGACTCTCCCAAAGCCTGTCAATGGACCCCCCAGATCCAAGGGTCCCAGGTTAAGAACCTTTGTTTGAAGCTCAGTGGTCCAATGTATTGTCTTACagattcatttaatttcactgaGTCTTCAAGTCTTTGCCTCCAAGCCACAGACCAATCTGTTTCTTATGGCGATTCCGAAAAACACTGAAGATGTTAAGTCCTAGTTCTTCCTCTGACTCAACAAATTCTAAAACAGGATAATGCATCCtttgcccccaacccccaaacAGCTGGGAAAATGAGCTCATGGATGGCGGAATGAGCTCACGGATCGGACTGCGGGGGTGGAAGAATGTGGAGTAATTGCTCATCGCTCCCTAGCCCCACTCTCACCTGGCCAGAACTCTGCCCTCCCCTTCCTACTATCAATTAGCCATCGCCTCCTCCCCTACGAGAAGGTGCACTGAAGTGTGGACCCCGCTATGGGGGAGGGTGCCTCCCTTGCTGGGATCCTCAGCTGCGTCAGCTACCCTCGCAGAGGAGCCCACACCACG encodes:
- the DNMT3A gene encoding DNA (cytosine-5)-methyltransferase 3A isoform X2, producing MAGPALWVTKVESGDTPKDPAVISKSPSMAQDSGASELLPNGDLEKRSEPQPEEGSPAGGQKGGAPAEGEGAAETLPEASRAVENGCCTPKEGRGAPAEAGKEQKETNIESMKMEGSRGRLRGGLGWESSLRQRPMPRLTFQAGDPYYISKRKRDEWLARWKREAEKKAKVIAGMNAVEENQGPGESQKVEEASPPAVQQPTDPASPTVATTPEPVGSDAGDKNATKAGDDEPEYEDGRGFGIGELVWGKLRGFSWWPGRIVSWWMTGRSRAAEGTRWVMWFGDGKFSVVCVEKLMPLSSFCSAFHQATYNKQPMYRKAIYEVLQVASSRAGKLFPVCHDSDESDTAKAVEVQNKPMIEWALGGFQPSGPKGLEPPEEEKNPYKEVYTDMWVEPEAAAYAPPPPAKKPRKSTAEKPKVKEIIDERTRERLVYEVRQKCRNIEDICISCGSLNVTLEHPLFVGGMCQNCKNCFLECAYQYDDDGYQSYCTICCGGREVLMCGNNNCCRCFCVECVDLLVGPGAAQAAIKEDPWNCYMCGHKGTYGLLRRREDWPSRLQMFFANNHDQEFDPPKVYPPVPAEKRKPIRVLSLFDGIATGLLVLKDLGIQVDRYIASEVCEDSITVGMVRHQGKIMYVGDVRSVTQKHIQEWGPFDLVIGGSPCNDLSIVNPARKGLYEGTGRLFFEFYRLLHDARPKEGDDRPFFWLFENVVAMGVSDKRDISRFLESNPVMIDAKEVSAAHRARYFWGNLPGMNRPLASTVNDKLELQECLEHGRIAKFSKVRTITTRSNSIKQGKDQHFPVFMNEKEDILWCTEMERVFGFPVHYTDVSNMSRLARQRLLGRSWSVPVIRHLFAPLKEYFACV
- the DNMT3A gene encoding DNA (cytosine-5)-methyltransferase 3A isoform X3 — translated: MAAAPPRRAEEPLQKRADLGNRIQHPYFPDEETESRREEVASPGSCSSWPGKEQKETNIESMKMEGSRGRLRGGLGWESSLRQRPMPRLTFQAGDPYYISKRKRDEWLARWKREAEKKAKVIAGMNAVEENQGPGESQKVEEASPPAVQQPTDPASPTVATTPEPVGSDAGDKNATKAGDDEPEYEDGRGFGIGELVWGKLRGFSWWPGRIVSWWMTGRSRAAEGTRWVMWFGDGKFSVVCVEKLMPLSSFCSAFHQATYNKQPMYRKAIYEVLQVASSRAGKLFPVCHDSDESDTAKAVEVQNKPMIEWALGGFQPSGPKGLEPPEEEKNPYKEVYTDMWVEPEAAAYAPPPPAKKPRKSTAEKPKVKEIIDERTRERLVYEVRQKCRNIEDICISCGSLNVTLEHPLFVGGMCQNCKNCFLECAYQYDDDGYQSYCTICCGGREVLMCGNNNCCRCFCVECVDLLVGPGAAQAAIKEDPWNCYMCGHKGTYGLLRRREDWPSRLQMFFANNHDQEFDPPKVYPPVPAEKRKPIRVLSLFDGIATGLLVLKDLGIQVDRYIASEVCEDSITVGMVRHQGKIMYVGDVRSVTQKHIQEWGPFDLVIGGSPCNDLSIVNPARKGLYEGTGRLFFEFYRLLHDARPKEGDDRPFFWLFENVVAMGVSDKRDISRFLESNPVMIDAKEVSAAHRARYFWGNLPGMNRPLASTVNDKLELQECLEHGRIAKFSKVRTITTRSNSIKQGKDQHFPVFMNEKEDILWCTEMERVFGFPVHYTDVSNMSRLARQRLLGRSWSVPVIRHLFAPLKEYFACV
- the DNMT3A gene encoding DNA (cytosine-5)-methyltransferase 3A isoform X6 produces the protein MGILERVVRRNGRVDRSLKDECDTVKGWRLCNGRITGAEKKAKVIAGMNAVEENQGPGESQKVEEASPPAVQQPTDPASPTVATTPEPVGSDAGDKNATKAGDDEPEYEDGRGFGIGELVWGKLRGFSWWPGRIVSWWMTGRSRAAEGTRWVMWFGDGKFSVVCVEKLMPLSSFCSAFHQATYNKQPMYRKAIYEVLQVASSRAGKLFPVCHDSDESDTAKAVEVQNKPMIEWALGGFQPSGPKGLEPPEEEKNPYKEVYTDMWVEPEAAAYAPPPPAKKPRKSTAEKPKVKEIIDERTRERLVYEVRQKCRNIEDICISCGSLNVTLEHPLFVGGMCQNCKNCFLECAYQYDDDGYQSYCTICCGGREVLMCGNNNCCRCFCVECVDLLVGPGAAQAAIKEDPWNCYMCGHKGTYGLLRRREDWPSRLQMFFANNHDQEFDPPKVYPPVPAEKRKPIRVLSLFDGIATGLLVLKDLGIQVDRYIASEVCEDSITVGMVRHQGKIMYVGDVRSVTQKHIQEWGPFDLVIGGSPCNDLSIVNPARKGLYEGTGRLFFEFYRLLHDARPKEGDDRPFFWLFENVVAMGVSDKRDISRFLESNPVMIDAKEVSAAHRARYFWGNLPGMNRPLASTVNDKLELQECLEHGRIAKFSKVRTITTRSNSIKQGKDQHFPVFMNEKEDILWCTEMERVFGFPVHYTDVSNMSRLARQRLLGRSWSVPVIRHLFAPLKEYFACV